A region of Candidatus Omnitrophota bacterium DNA encodes the following proteins:
- a CDS encoding Panacea domain-containing protein, which produces DIEVVLEKTAEKKPKEKTGIRISVPQKNLDKFKEVLLYVLSNVGSKPNVGESVLYKLLYFIDFNYYEKYEEQLIGATYIKNHYGPTPTEFIKIVEDMEGKDLKKVQDSYFQYPQTKYLPLRPPDMSKINITGNEQKLIDDVINSLSDMNAKQISEYSHNDVPWQTTEEGEAIDYESVFYRTPPYSVRDYSDDDIQ; this is translated from the coding sequence AGGATATAGAAGTAGTGCTTGAAAAAACTGCGGAAAAGAAGCCGAAGGAGAAAACCGGTATAAGGATAAGCGTTCCGCAGAAAAACCTTGATAAATTCAAAGAGGTTTTGCTTTATGTTTTAAGCAATGTCGGGTCAAAACCAAATGTGGGAGAGTCAGTTCTATATAAGCTTCTTTATTTCATCGATTTCAACTACTATGAAAAATATGAGGAACAGTTAATTGGAGCCACATATATTAAAAATCATTATGGCCCGACTCCGACTGAATTCATCAAGATCGTTGAGGATATGGAAGGAAAAGACCTGAAAAAAGTTCAGGACAGTTACTTCCAGTATCCACAAACTAAATATCTGCCTCTAAGACCTCCGGATATGAGCAAAATCAATATTACAGGAAATGAACAGAAGCTTATCGATGATGTTATAAATTCGCTTTCGGATATGAATGCGAAACAAATAAGCGAGTATTCGCATAATGATGTTCCTTGGCAGACAACGGAAGAAGGCGAAGCAATAGATTATGAATCAGTTTTCTATCGTACCCCACCCTATTCAGTGAGGGATTACAGTGACGACGATATTCAATGA